TTCTATAGCTGTTTGTACACCTGATTTGGTCTttcatactgtacatgtctgtATCATCATCAAAAACCTGGAAGAAATATCATGTTTATCAGCAGACTGAAAAACACATTGAAATTTAAGTACTTTCTTTTTCACTGGGAATtgcaaaataacaataaaataaaggaATCTTACCTGTTTGAAATAAACGTAATTAATTCYTAAGCATATTTATTTAGACATGAATTTGAACAGATTCTTACAAATATTGTACAGAACATCAAATTACATAAGACAGAATGCTGAGGATTTATCTTCAGGAGAAAGGCAGTTGTCCGTCGGGGTAGAAACTCACTGACCACAAAACCCAGTTACATTTGAAGTGAAAGCTGTGTTATATATTTGGCTTGTGGAACAGTTCGCTCACTTTCCGGCAAGTAGCCTGATACAGTCAACCATGGGTTCCAGTTTTGCCTGCCCTTGTCCATTACAACCCTCCTTACCACACCCCTTTTAGTTCCACCGTGGCTCATCTGAGTCCTTACCGACTGCCTAGGTGTCTGTCTCATGCAGAGAGGGTTGTGGTTCTTAAGTTTCAGGTTTATCAGTCTGCATATGCAGACGTTCTCAGGTAAAGAAAAGATGAGAGCaatgttattttttgtgtttctttttcttctctcttttcaagTCTTTTTTAGAGATCATGTAATGGGGAAGTGTTGAATGTTTWTTAGAGGGTGATTATTCTCGATCTCCTCTTTGAGTCCAGGCATGCTTCCATTGTCCAAGAAGTTCCACAGTCTCTTTCGATCCAAAAATGATTACCTCGTCAGAAACTACACCTAGCATCtcagttcagatttttttttgggggggggggcgtataATTAAATACAGATTTTGATTTATGTACACCTTTAAGAATGTCACGTTTCTGGTCCACAGTTCTGGTTCATATGCTGTGCTCATCAAGTCAGTTTCTTCCCTCTGTCGTTCTCCAGATATTAACTTCTTAGAGCAgttttcctgtctctgtctttgcTCTGAAAGAAAGATAAATAAAAGTTAACATTTTGTAGTAGTCTATTAATAGTAAAAATGCTAAACACTTTGTGAAAATACATTTCCAAGATGGATTCTATCCCAATCTTGACTATTTTACAATGCACCTTATTGATGAGGTAGCGTAAGTAAAGGAAAATAAAATTGTTTATGTCTGACATTAACCCTTTGAGTGAGTGCACTGCTCGCGCCTGTCAGACTGGCCTAGTTCTATTCTTCTAACCCACTGGTCCAGCCTGCAGTGGAGGCTGCCTGTAGGCCTTTGTGGACGGGGGATGTGTGAAGGCTGTGTGGACTGGGGAGGTATGATGTTGACTGGTCTGGGGCTTGTGGGCCGTAGCATGGCCATGGGGGAGGCTCATGTTTTCTCCTCTCACCATACACTGAGTGGCAGAACTAGCATTAGGACACCTGGCTCACATTGTGCTCCCTACGGATTAACCCAGAGACCGGGAGACCAGGCCATGGAATGCCATCGTTTCCACGGCTATGTCTGACGTAGGCAGGCCCAGGCGCTCTGTCAAAACACTCGTCTCCAATTGATGAGGTCAGACAGTCTCTTTTGAAAACTGGCCAGGAACTTTTTATTTtctttggtttattgtttttgttcagtgccACTTTAAAGTCACATTCGTCAGCTCCAGGGATCACTTACACCCGACTAATAGGATTTTTgtttaacatttgtttttcatatcCTGTATAACACATTGTAAAGATGTATAGGGCTAATTCCGCAGCAGCTGAAACCAAATGTGAAGGCTTTTTTGATTGAACTCAcaccttttttcttttctttttaaagcTTCCACCACTTGCTTATACAGCATCTAATTACATGGGAAGGCTTTGTTGTTTTTATAAACATATCACAACATATTACATTTCCACAGACACAGAAGCCGATCTGTGTTTTTATTCTCTCCTCAGGCTTCATTCTTTAGGCAAATATTTGGTTTGGTTTCGGCCGGACAGGTAACGTTGGCAGATTGGTTCAAGATTACAATGGAGGCACTTGtcagctttgtgtgtgtgcgcgcagggGTGCGTGGATTTTCAGATGTAACTTGAGCCCTAACGGACGATTCATCTGTTTGGGTTATTAAATGCAGCCCGCTTTCCTTCTGGTCATCCTAACTATTCTGAGCGTGGGTTCTTTACACCCTGTTTTGTCTGTGGACAAAAGTTGGACACGATATTACATATTCTAGAATAACTTGTTAAACAGGTGTTTGTAGGTGTGAAGTGAAAAATGTGTAGGTTTTTAATCACATGGTTAAGGCTTATTTTACAGTTGGACAATAGTATTTTAGATTAAAATGAAATATTAAGTTACAACAATATTCAACTAAGTGTTATTTTTAATTCTAGCTTGCTTCTCAGCCTGCTGTTAGTTCACACTGGGTAATTTCATAATGTGTTACATGTTCACACTGATAGACTCCTGTTGCAGGGAAAAGCTTTAGTAACTTCCGTATGGCTGTAATGAAGGAACTCGAGATAATTACAGAAAACATGAGCCATGTGGCTGCTTGGCTAGTGCACAGCTGTGGCTGCTAGGCTAGTGCACAGCTTTGGGACTGGCCTCTGAGGCTGTCTATACTCAATTAGTAATCTGTTGGGTTAACCCCAGCACCAGTACACAGAGGAAGCTCGCCAAGTTCTTTTCCCTGTTCCCCTAGAAACGGCTGCTGCACACGTACTGTTCATTTGACCAGGGGTTGTCTGCTCCTGTGTGTCCTGTTATGCAATCCCCCTGCCATCCTTCATATCCCCTGTCTTCACCTGCTACAGCTATTAGGGAGAAAGAATGCTCCCTTCCTAATGGACTGTGCTGAGCAGCCCCCAACGAAAGAGGGAGCTGGCGGGGGGTGTGGAACCTCAAATTTGGTAAATTTTTGTCCTGCTCTGTCTTATGTCATTATTATGGGGCTTTAGTTGAAGTGCACTTTTACACAATTTATTTGCTGTCAATAGAAATGTAAAACGTTTCAtgatggtgggtgtgtgtgtggggggggtgtatgTGCATGCACGACATGTCTAGCTTGACTATGTTACATAGAAAAATATTTATTCCGCTCCAAGCAAGGTAGAGCTGTGCCAGATGGATACAATTTTGGAATGGAAAATGTGATAAGATCACACACttaccaacacatacacacatctgtAAGCAaatcatttctgtgtgtgtgtccacataaATTGGCCTCTGACTTCAGTGGCAGGAAAAAGCTTGAAATACAATAAAGCGAATTCAGAGTGAAATGATGGTCTCTCTCTGATGATGTAAAATGTTTGATCTGACTACTGATCCAATGAGTAGTAGGCTAGAAAAGAGcactttgattggttgattgagtcCAACACAAGTACTAAACTGGTGATATCATAACAGTATGCTAATTGATCAATGAAGCATTTGATCATCTTTCCTAGTCTTCAAGATGCTTGTGAACGTTCTAGATCGCACAACTCTCCTGTGTTAGAAAGTAACTCAATGTGTTTCCTTTTTATTTTCCTCTTTCTTTAGCAACAATAAAGCAACGAGTCTTGGCCGAGCAATGCTTTTCACGGAGTAATGAGAGCTTAGTATGGGTAAAGAGAGCAGTGCGGTTTGGAGTGGGTCGCTTCGCCTCTTAAAGCCTCGACTACAAAGCCGAAGCCCAATCTGTTTCGAATATCGGCCCAGCTCAGGCCTCCTATAGACAGGCCTTTAATTCAGGAGGAAAAAACTTAAACAGCCATTATCTCATTTGCTGGTTTAGTCTGCCTTGCTAAAATCAATGAAATGGATGAATAGGATTGCTTCCAGTCGGGCGAATGTCCATTAGTCTCTTTTTATTGTTATTAATTGTATGACTCCTGCATCTCTGTTTCCTTCATGGTCTTTTAAAGAGCTCCTTTGTAGCAGTGACTACGTCTACGAAACATTACTAATAGGCGTTTACTTGAATTAGTTGTTGATTTGATGCATTATTCGCTCCTTGGTGATGCTGTAACAAGGTTGATCCAGACGTTGGTCATGGTGCGCTTGTGCTATTACACTTGAAAGTTGAGCATAGCTTTCTCTTAGATTTGTCCAGAGGTCAGGAGTTGTGACTCTCTCCAGGACATGTTAATATATTAATGATGGCAGTGTAACACGTCTACTGTGCAGCTCTGTGGTATTGAACATCTCtagtgatggtgtgtgttgtcCAGAATGAGAGTCATTATATCGTATTCATGATTTATTTAGGAAGCCAGAGGTCTGAGATGCAGCGaggcaggttgtgtgtgtgtgtggttgacagTGTTATTAATTGGAGACCTAGGAAGAGCCTTAGGTCAACACAGGATGCATGTGTAAATCGCTCAGGATGGCTCACTGACAGATTGGGGAATAGAGCAGATGTTCCCAGAATGCTTTCGATCAGAGCACGGAGACGTGGGTAGCTGTTTTTACGTCTTGGTATTGGAGTCGTGGTACGTCTTGGTATTGGAGTCGTGGTACGTCTTGGTATTGGAGTCGTGGTACGTCTTGGTATTGGAGTCGTGGTACGTCCTTGGTATTGGAGTCGTGGTAGTCTTGGTATTGGGAGTCGTGGTACGTCTTGGTATTGGAGTCGTGGTACGTCTGGTATTGGAGTCGTGGTATTGATGGTCGTGGTAATTGGAGGTCGGTGTGTACGTCTTGGTGTTGGGAGTCGTGGTACGTCTTGGTATTGGAGTCGTGGTACGTCTTGGTATTGGAGTCCGTGGTAACGTCGTGGGTATTGGAGTCGTGGTACGTCTTGGTATTGGAGTCGTGGTATTGGAAGTCGTGGTACGTccttagtattgtgttgtttgctccACTAGAAGTTAAAAGGAGTAAGTCCAGTAAGTCATTTTAGAGTTTAATCACTTAAAACGCATTCCGTTCTAAATACATTGTTGACTCCAGGCTTTTTCCTTTCCTCTGTGCTTTTtttcaattaaatacattttggacaGTCTTCATGTTTTCTGAGGGTATAATACATATTGTGATGGTGAAATATAGTACCTAACCCAAAATGTCCCAGTGTCATGGCTGACTCTTAATTGTTAAGAGCATGTGGTATATTCCAAGTTTGAAAGCTGCTTTGCTCTTGTGAGTTGAAATGACAGTTTCCCcatctctgtttttttgtttttgttgtatttcaCATGGCTGGAGCGTGATTTACGCTTTTATTTTTAATGCGGCGTGGTGTTGGCTTTATGAGCCAGAGTCTGCCCAGGCGTGTGCTGAGGAAGagcagaggacgaggagagagcgagagggggatagATGACGTGTTTGTATCTGGAGTGACACTTCCTTGTTTAGGCTATTTTCTGTTGGCCCACGATTCAGTTGGTCCCTAACTTCTCAGACCAATTAGACAATGGGAAGTGCTACTGAATACAGGAAGCAAATTGAGACATCTGAGAAAATGATCTCTGAGAGTTGGGGATTTGGGTCTTACTACTGAGAGGTTTAGTTGAAGCTGGACTACTGTGCATCCTTATCTGTCGCTGTGTCTCTGTCTGAGCACTGAGGGGCTGCTCTCTTACCCTACAGTACAGCGGAGTGCATCGGATTCCCTTTATTCACCTCGCAAGAACAGATGATCCTAAATACATAAGGGAATAATAGATGTCGTTTTCTTGTGTAAGTGTAGCGTAAGTTTGAAGCTTTTCAATCTTTTATTTGAAATCACTTAGGCTATAAGAATCATATAGCAAGGAGCCATCCAGCATGGTACTTCCTAAACAAAACGCCTTCTAATTGGATAATGCTTTACTTTAGTGCAAGGTTTCTGAATCTCTGTCGTGGGGCCCACCCTGAGtgcatggtttggtttttgtcctagcactacacagctgattccaatAACCAATTCATCATCAAGCTTTCATTattggaatcagctgtgtagtgcaagggcaaaaaccaaaacgtgcacccagggtggGCCCCacgaccgagtttgggaaaccctgctttagTGGTTGGAGTCGTGGTGTTTTGTATCCTACTTGTGGCACAATGGCATTATGCATGGTGTGGACGGATGGGACAGACTAACTCACCATTTTCCTTTGGTTGCTGAGGCAGAATGTGCAGATCTGTTTAGGCTGGGAGTTCTCTGCGTCGTGGGCCGGGGATCCATGCTGATGTAAATAGTGGGCAGAGGAGGTCGCTCCAGCATGGCATGGCTGCCCGTCCCCGCATGTCTCCCCGACCAGCAGCACGTTGCCCAGGTGGGAGATGTAGCTGGACGCCAGCCGCAGKGTCTCGATCTTGGACAGCTTCCTGTCGGCTGGCTCGGTGGGGATGAGGGTCCTCAGGGCAGTGAAGGCCGTGTTCACGCTGTTGGTGCGGTCCCGTTCCCGCGCGTTGGCTGCGTTGCGCTGCCGCGGCAGCCCAGTCGTTGGAGAGATGGAGCCGTCCTGCGAGAGCAACATCTGAGGCGGGAGCTGACCCCCTCCCAGACGCCCTGCTCCAGCACTGCCCGGCTTCCGTTTGCGGCCCCCGACTTTGATGTCATAGCCTCTGGCGTCCAGCCTAAAGGAGCGGTCGTCCGAGCCCGAGCTCTCGCTTCCATTCTCCTCGTCCTCGGACAACATGGAGATGTCTGAGTATAGGTACCGGTTGGGCGCCGGCCGCACCATGGCGAAGGACATGGTCACTGTGCTCTGCAGTTCCAACAGTCAACTAGCTCTATCTCTACTCGGGGCTTTGTTTACTACTGTGACACCTGGACATGCATGGATAGTTCAATGATCACACAGGGGAAAAAGTAACAAGTGTTACCTCAGTATCTCTCTCTAAATCCTTTGACTCCGATGCACTCCAGTCCAGTATGGCGTGGCTCCTCTGTCATTAAAGTCCCATGTGGAGTTTTAACTTTCCTTTCTCTAGGTGAGAAACCAAATGGAGGAATGTCAGGTCCCACTGTGTTTCTCAGATCCTCTCAGGatactgtttgtctctctctctcgttctctttcttgctctctcctctcagatCCACGTCTGCGTGGCTCCCTCAGCTCGGCTCCACGTCTGTCCCttgcactttctctctctcttttacactctctctcccagtgctcAGATCCACATGTGGTTTCTGTCTGAGAGGTTCGGTATGGTTAGGCTTTATAGCCAGTGGGAGTGTCTGGTgctacccccctctccctctctctctccctccttcccttcttttctccctctctccctccttcactctgtATGCAAATGTCCCAGCTGGCTGTGGGAgcttggggagggagggagggagggagggagggagggagtgagtccAGCACAGTGTGGATCTACTATCTGCTACTATCTGCTTCCTTATTTAATCAGACTCGGGGAAAAGCCATGGAAAGAAGCTTCCGGAAACCATTGTGTGAAAGAGGGAGTCTTTTGTTGAAGACCGGCTGCTCTGGGCGCTCTCTAATACTGATTAATTGTGTGTAAACTGGACGCACACAAACACTACGGGCGGCCCATAAAACTCCTGCAAAGTTAAAGACCGATTTAAATGTCAGCGGTTCAAAATGGGGAACCCCGTTTCTCATCTTTTTATTTTTCCAAATGTGTGGCATAACCCCTAACTTAACCCCAGTGCAGTCAAGCTGGGAGGTGAAGGCTCTTACTTAGCTAGAAAATGTAACATCATCCCACTCTTTCTCATCAGTGTTTCCCACCCAATGACAGAGTGTGATTCTTCAGAGGTTTACTTGGGGAGTTTAGGACTAACCCCCACAACAAGACTGATGCTGTCATGGTGTCTACGTTGGTTCCATCACTCTGGGGAGTGAGTTGTCTTTCACTTTTGTGTTCCTCCTTTAACCCAGACTGGATCCATTTAGTCATGCTGCTTGAACCAAAAAGAAACTACATGTGGTGCAGAGGGACTATACGTCAGGTAGCTTAGCACACCTGTTTGTCACTGAATCATCCTGTGGCAGAAAGACAAATGGAAGAACCGTTCTCAAGACTCCGTTAGGTTTGACAATCCAGTGTATGACAGATGTTGGCCTTACTGTTTGTGTTATTGGACGTTGACGCATCAACGACGCTTGATGTTTCCACATTACGGAAAGCGACTTGATCTCCCTTAAGTCAATTCTTAATGTTCAGGAAGCCCCAGAGATGGTTTCTGTTGACGGTCATATATGTTCTCTTTGCCTGACACCAGACGGCCATTAAACAGATTGTTCTTCTAGCATGAAGATGGTCAATTACTCAGTGCTGTACGTAACGCTTACATACAGACTGGCACAGCGGGTGAGGGTTGACAGGGTAATTCTCATAGGGTTAGAAAGAACTCTTTCACAGAGATATTGTCAAAATGCTTTTAATTGGTTGAAAGAATATTAAACTCATTTGACTGGCCAGGTACAATTGACCTATGAAGTCATTCAAGTGACAAACCAAATATTCTAATCTCGACTGAAAATTCTAAAATGTGTGACCAGTCCTCTATTCCACTAATAATACTTATAATTCATCATCTTTATACCGGTACGTCAGATCATTTAATGATGTGGTCGTCTATTGGTCCCTCCCTGGTTTGAACCGATCYAGCCTGTAACGGTAGCCTCTTCCTAATGATGTGACTCGGAGTCTAACAGGCCCATAGAGTACAGGCCGTTTCCAGGAAGGATYACGACATGGAGCTCCTGTCTATTTCTCTTGTGATCTTCTCCATTAGTTAGATTTGGGACTGGAGTACCGTCCCATAATGCTTGGTCTCCTACTAAGCGTACAACCAGTAAATAACCATCcattttaaatattactttttataaATGTGATTAGGTTTAGTTAAGATGACACAAAATAGCCGTATTAGCATTTTGGCTAATTCTATAGTTAATTGTTTTCTCAATGTCACTGGTAAGTGAACTTGTCTTAACAAGGTTGGGACATAAAATTGCATATTTAAAGCTTTCGCATTCTTATGCACTCATAAATTCTTAAAGAGATCTTATCTATTTTAATAGATGGAAGGAAAAGTCCTTGATTCTTTATTAAAAAGGAAATGGGATGTTTGGATTTGTTTTATTTGCAGCATTAAATRATTAGTGAGCTTATAAATGCAACGGTAGTGAAATAATGTTTTCCTCAAGTCAAAACATGTCCTCCGATTTATCTTCTTCCAAATACACTTTTCCTCTTATTCTTTCTCGGTCGAAGCAATTGGAATAAAATCTTGAGTTGTCTGATTTCGTTTTTATTTCCTTGTGAAACCAATTTTGAAGTAGGATGGATTTAACAGTCMGTGTTTTATAATGCTCTAAGCAGACCAAGTATACATTTGCCCTCAACGGCTGAGATGCACTCATTAGTCTTATTCCATATAGATATGTGTAAGTCAATGACACTTGAGGTATTTGTATTGCCTTATTTGTCCTTTCTCACTCCATGCAATGGATTTTATTGACAGCGACATGTTGGACAGTGGGTCCCCAAACAAGCAAGGCTGTTTCGCCTCAGTTTTGTACACACATTTTTCAGTGCTAAATGTTTGATTATTTTTACAGTAAAGAGAGATGGATACCATTTATTCAGAATGCTGAATGTATCTTTTAATCCTCTTGATGGATTCAGTGTTTGGAAATGGCAGTAGATGAACTAGGCTGCATCAGGTCAAATGCATCTGGTCTGACTACAGACAACTGTACTATATGATTCATGACTAACTAAGTTCAGAAGTTTCTCTTTTGAAATACAATCCATGATCTCTTTTTAGGGTTGAGCTAATGCCCACCTTTCCTCGCTATTACAGACAGCAGGCCATTTCTCTGGCAGCAGTTAATTAACAATGGAAGGAATCGGCTCATAACATGACAGCATTCATTAAGAGGTTCCTCTTCTTCAGATGTCTCGTTTTGTTACCTCATAAATGCTGACATGGAGAGTAACAGATGACGATGCTTGTTATCTTCCTGTCAGAGCGGCCAGCCCACTCCTTCCTCCCACCTTATAGGAGAAATGCATCCAGTCTGCCATCTGACAGTCATTAGCTCCTTATAACTTCCACGGTGCGACATCTAATCCAGTTCCCCATCTGTGGAAAGCACTTTCtcaacctccttccctccctctatccagaCACCAGCACCCTTGCGTGGGTTTGTCTCAGGCCAGAGTCCTGTTAAGTCTGATACGACTCCCACTGTCCCCCGTGCCTGACCACAAACCGCCAATCAGAGAGGAGGCTTAGACTAGTCCAGGCCGGTGGGAtaagctctcgctctctcccgctccctcgctttgtcctgctctctctcgctcgctctctcgctcgctctctcgctcgctctctcgcacgCGCTCTCTCGCACgcgctctctcgcctctctccgcACGCGCTCTCCTCGCACTCGCTCTCTCGCATCGCTCGCTCTTCCGCACGCGCTCTCTCGCACGCGCTCTCTCGCACGCGCTCTCTCCGCACGCGCCTCTCTCGCGCCGCTCTCTCGCACGCGCTCTCTCGCACTCGCTCTCTcgcactcgctctctctcgctctcccgccCTCGCCTCCTCCGCCTCGCTCTCTCGCACTCGCTCCCTCGCGTCTCTCTTGCtcgcctctcgctctcctctgctccctcgctctctcgctcacgctccctcctccctcctcttctcttgctccctcgctctctctctccctcgctccctcgctctcctctgctccctcgctctctcttgctccctcgctctctctgtcgcaTGCCCTCGCTCTCCCTtgactctctcttgctccctcgctctctcgcgctccctcgctctctcgcgctccctcgctctccctcgctcGCGCACTCGCGCGAACGTTCTCGCGCTCTCGCTCGCGCGCAcgttctcgcgctctctctcgcgcgcacgttctcgcgctctctctcgcgcgcacgttctcgctctctctctcgcgcgcacgttctcgctctcgctctcgctctctctcgcgcgcacgttctcgctctcgctctctctcgcgcgcacGTTCTCGCTCTCAcgttctcgctctcgctctctctcgcgttctcgctctctgtctggtctgtctgtcatgtgGACCTGGGGGTGTTTCTGGTCTGGACGGGCCGGAGCTCAGGAGCTGAGAAATGCTCAGGCTCAGTACTGCTCCTAATGCAACCCAGACGACATAGCGGCGAGAGCAGCTGCGCTTATAAAACAAAGTACAGAGTGGGACGGTGGAGAACCTGTTAGGCTCACAACAAACCATGACTTAAATTAATTTATTCAATGGGGAGGAGGTAAGTTTATTCCCCCCCCCGAAAAAGAGCAAAAAATGCAATTAGCTTGGACCTTTTGTTCTTGAGTTCGAAATTGCTCACTCCGGCTTTTCCGTCGTTAAAGTGTTCCTTTCTTacccttttccttttttttatggCGTGTTTTCTCTCGGGTACATTTACAATGCATTAAGCATATAAACAGGTTGGAAATACAAAAGGAACCGGAGCAATACTGCTCAGTTCTGTCGGTTCAGGAGTCTAATAATAATAAGAGGGAGAGCTGGAGAAGGGGACCACATTTGGCCCTGATCATCTGGGTGTGTTTTGTCCAGTCACCCATGGAACACTGTGACAGTTTTGGTCAGTTATTTTTCATCTAAAACCTGAMGCTTCGGGCTGGTTTTGAGAACCCCAACCTTTTTAATGTTTTTAGATCTCAGAAATGAATTTTCTCACAGGAAGTACATTCATTCAATTAATTAATTTATCTGCAAAATTTCTTGTGGAGCTCTCAAGAGCAGTAGTggtggtgcgtgggtaaaatcacaggGGTAGCCAATCCAGGGgggaaaaagccatattacaacctatgtgttgtgataattgcgttgtttgttctataacctgttagttcatatgccttgacaccattatatataggcctaaggccgagacaataagaagacagaaTAAATTCagccacacctttgtttcatcacaaaaccagagagcaacatctgtctggtgaagtccacaaaacatattacaTGTaccaaacagttacatgacctacagcatggtcaaggaaggtaatgtttccaacatttttggACTACTGAACAActgttgatttagaaccacagagttactgcaagtcacaaagaaaacaggagctgcctccactcttccagcaccatttcaacctcaacatctcaacatcatctaatcacctctgcttagtctaatacagtgacaactaaaagatacaaaAAACGATTTAGTTCAACCAACGTAAGCtatatatgatgtggctgtccatggtacgtgtgtgtgtcacccTACTTGTatagaaatgccaatgccatccttctctttcatgttgcctaaacggtatatgactctgtcatacagctagttaacattagcatactacatctaCCTACATGTTTAACTTCCGTCCTTTCCGgacaggggcacaatgtatgaatttatggttggatcagaatcgctgttataatcattggtcaGTARggagaattaagtaaaaccacaaggccaaatcgctatctccatccatggctaatttaggaaagggatgattttagctagctatctagcca
This genomic window from Salvelinus sp. IW2-2015 linkage group LG30, ASM291031v2, whole genome shotgun sequence contains:
- the scxa gene encoding basic helix-loop-helix transcription factor scleraxis, with translation MSFAMVRPAPNRYLYSDISMLSEDEENGSESSGSDDRSFRLDARGYDIKVGGRKRKPGSAGAGRLGGGQLPPQMLLSQDGSISPTTGLPRQRNAANARERDRTNSVNTAFTALRTLIPTEPADRKLSKIETLRLASSYISHLGNVLLVGETCGDGQPCHAGATSSAHYLHQHGSPAHDAENSQPKQICTFCLSNQRKMSKDRDRKTALRS